The Flexivirga oryzae genome has a segment encoding these proteins:
- a CDS encoding phosphatidate cytidylyltransferase — protein MSEPRSRRAAREARKATTGGAAAHNPTPRAGRNLYAAIGVGVLLGLIVILSLFLKKEIFVGVAMAAAVIGCVELLRALTHGELHPPAVPTLVSAAAIPLIAYVWGASALAFAVVVAALLTLVWRSLDHPDGMLRDMASGSLIVLYVPALVGFAMLLLAQDDGPQRIVVFILVTICSDIGGYIVGVVAGKHPMAPSVSPKKSWEGFAGSVTACVVGGALGVWLILDGRWWVGALLGALAVVAATVGDLCESMIKRDLGIKDMSNLIPGHGGLMDRLDSLLVVVPVAWAVLTPLVAVT, from the coding sequence ATGTCTGAGCCCAGGTCACGTCGGGCTGCCCGGGAAGCACGCAAGGCGACCACGGGCGGTGCGGCCGCCCACAATCCGACGCCCCGCGCCGGGCGCAACCTCTACGCCGCGATCGGTGTCGGGGTGCTGCTGGGTCTCATCGTCATCCTCAGCCTGTTCCTGAAGAAGGAGATCTTCGTCGGGGTCGCGATGGCGGCGGCGGTCATCGGCTGCGTCGAACTGCTGCGCGCGCTGACCCACGGCGAGCTGCACCCGCCCGCCGTACCGACGCTCGTGTCGGCTGCCGCGATCCCGCTGATCGCCTACGTGTGGGGGGCGTCGGCGCTGGCGTTCGCGGTCGTCGTGGCCGCGCTGCTGACCCTGGTATGGCGCTCGCTGGACCACCCCGACGGCATGCTGCGGGACATGGCCAGCGGATCCCTCATCGTGCTCTACGTGCCGGCACTCGTCGGCTTCGCAATGCTGCTGCTCGCGCAGGACGACGGCCCGCAGCGCATCGTCGTGTTCATCCTGGTCACCATCTGCAGCGACATCGGCGGCTACATCGTCGGGGTCGTCGCCGGCAAGCACCCGATGGCGCCGAGCGTCTCCCCGAAGAAGTCCTGGGAGGGTTTCGCCGGCTCGGTGACCGCGTGTGTCGTCGGCGGCGCGCTCGGGGTCTGGCTCATCCTGGACGGCCGCTGGTGGGTCGGTGCATTGCTGGGCGCTCTCGCGGTCGTGGCGGCCACCGTCGGCGACCTGTGCGAGTCGATGATCAAACGCGACCTCGGCATCAAGGACATGAGCAACCTCATCCCCGGCCACGGCGGCCTGATGGACCGGCTGGACTCGCTGCTGGTCGTCGTACCCGTCGCCTGGGCCGTGCTGACCCCCCTGGTGGCGGTGACCTGA